The DNA segment CACCTGTTCGATCAACCGGCGCAAGGAGAACGCTTTGTGTGGCAACGGTTTTTCGCCACGTAGGACCCGTTCGGTCCACTCGCCGTCGACCGCGCGCCGCGACGGGTCGCGGTCAGGCGCCGAACCACTCCCGGCAGGCGTCGAGGCCCTCAACCACGATGTCGTCCCGCCGGGTCGCCTCCCACCGCGACCGCGTCAGGGCGAACCGGATCTCGCGGGCGGGCCGCCCCTCGCGGTCGCGGATGGTGTACCCGTTCTCCTCGTACCCCAGCCGACGGGAGACCGCCCGAGACGCGGCGTTGTCCTCGAACGACCCGCTGGTGGCGAGGTCGGCGCCCAGGCCGGCGAACGCCAGGTGGAGGACGGCGGCCCGCATCTCGGTGCCGATGCCCTGGCCCTGGTGGCGCCGTCCCAGCCACGACCCGGTCCCCACCGCCTTGGTGACGGCGAACGCCCGGGCGCCCAAGTCCTGGACGCCGACGGGGCGGCCTCCGACCACCACGGCGGCCGTGAAGTTCCACCGGTCGGGGCTCCAGCCCGCCCGCTGCCCCCACCAGAACTTCAGGGCCTCCCGCTCGAGGTCGGGCGACGACGCCCGGGTCCACGGCTGGAGGAACGGCATGCGGTCGGGATCGTGGATCCCCTCGGCGGCGACGGCGGCCAGCTCGGCGAGCATGGCGTCGTCGGGGTAGCGCAGCTCCAGGCGCGGCGTGCGCACGACGATGTCGAACAGCGGCCAGACGGGGTGCCCCATCCCGACAGCTTGAAGGCTGCACGGGCGCCGGCCCAGCG comes from the Acidimicrobiales bacterium genome and includes:
- a CDS encoding GNAT family protein — protein: MGHPVWPLFDIVVRTPRLELRYPDDAMLAELAAVAAEGIHDPDRMPFLQPWTRASSPDLEREALKFWWGQRAGWSPDRWNFTAAVVVGGRPVGVQDLGARAFAVTKAVGTGSWLGRRHQGQGIGTEMRAAVLHLAFAGLGADLATSGSFEDNAASRAVSRRLGYEENGYTIRDREGRPAREIRFALTRSRWEATRRDDIVVEGLDACREWFGA